The sequence CCTTTATCAGGCCAAGGACGGGGGGAGAAACCGCACGGTTTCCGAACGGAAGATGCCGGGGGCCAGGGGGAGCGGCCCGGCGTGAAAAAGTTTGCTCAGCGGCGGGACTCGGCCTGCCCCTGGCAGTCGAGGCAGAAGGGGGTCTCGGGCCGGGCCGAAAGCCGCCGGTAGCCGATCGCCTCCTCGCAGCGCCTGCACGTGCCGTACTCGTCCCGGTCGATGGCGGCCAGGGCCGCCTTGACCTGGCGCAGTCGGAGTTCGTGCCCCTGCCGGTTGGCCTGGGCCATGCTCTGCTGCTGCATGGCGTCCATCCGCGAAAGGCGGCCGATGGGTTGGCCGAGATCGACCGGCCGCGCCCCTTCCTCCGTTGCCGCCAGAAGCCCCTGGATTTCCTTCCGGAGGGCGAACAGCTTTCGGTGCAGCTCCTCGACCTGACCGGCGCTGAGTTCTTCAGACATCTCTATCCTCCAGAAAGCGCTCCGTGACCTGCGTCCATGCCGGGTGGGGCGGACCGCATTTCCTTCCCGCCTCCCGGGGCAATCCCTCTGCCATCCCTTTGCCCCGCTTCTGTCACCCACGTCAGCCAAGTTGCGCTCAGATGTGCTGCAGAGACTTGCCCCCCATCAGAGCAATATGGGCGATGGAATCGAAATCGGCCTCTCGCCCGTTCGCCTTCGATCACTCAAGTCGCAANGCCGCAAAGAAAAACGTTGAGTCTCGATTTGTTGCCTTTCCGGGGTCTTAGTCCTTTGCAGCTTTGCGTGAGGCACAAGGCACAGGGCCCCAAAATGACTTTTCCCGGTTTTCTCTGTGCTCTCTGTGCCTCTGTGGCAAACACCTTTGTTTTTGTTTTCGGGCTTGGTCAGAAACTGGCGAAGATGCGGGCGGTCGAGCGGCCGGGCGCGGCGATGTCCAGGTCGAGGAAGTAGCCGAAGGGGGTTTGGAGGGCTTCGTAGCCGGCCCCCTGCAGGCGCTTCCGGGCCCCTTCGAGAAGCTCGCGGGCGAATTCCGGGTCGGCCTTTTCCTCGGCCAGGTGGGAGAAGGAGTGGAGGACGATGCGGCGGCTCTCGTTCTTGCGGGCCGCCCACTTGAGGTTTTTGATCAGCTTTTTCTCCACCCTCCCGGGGTCCTCGGCGTCGCCCGGCTCGGCGTGGATCAGCCCCACCAGGGCGTCGGCGACGGTCTCCCGGGCGTCGATTTCGGGGGCGGACTCCAGGGCCTTCTGGGCCGTGCGCCAGGCGAACCTTTCGACGTAGAGCATCAGGAGTTTCACGGTCGGTTTCCTCCGCTCCCCGCTCAGCTCTCGCGGTGCAGGGGAGATTGCTGTTCGGTGCCGCAGTCCGGACAGCGGAAGACCCGCATCTCGTACCACCAGGGATCGGCCCCCCAGTAGGAAGGGTTTTCGACGGTGCGGATGTGCTCCACATCGTTGAAGTTCCTCGGGGCGTCGCAGTTTTTGCAGAAGACCCAGACCTTGCCGGCGGCGCAGGCCTGGATAAATTCACCGGGATTGGACATGGCAGAAGATCCTCGTGCGGTTTTACCCGTTGATACCGTGGCGAGGGGGCTTTGTCAAGGACGGCGTACCGGGGCGCGGTCTCCGCGCTCCCTTGCTGACCAGGAGATGATGGCTGCAGAGGGTCAAGGCGCCCGGGAGGTCAGGCTGGCGGCGGCGCGTGGGCCGTCCGGGAGTGTTCGAAGACCTCGGAAACCGCCTGGCGGATCCGGTTGAGGGGGGCGGGCTTGGGCAGGTGAGGAATTTGCTCGGTAGCGAAAAAATCGAGGTGAGGCCGTTTCCGGGTGCCGCTGTAGAAGATGAAGCGGGTCCGGACCTCCGGGTCCATGGCCATGGACCGGCGGCACATCTCCACGCCGTTGAGGACGGGCATCTCCACATCCGAGACGATGACGTCGAAATAACCCCGCCGGATCTCCTCCAGGCCCTCTGCCCCGTCGCGGGCGATCACCACCTCCCCCATTTGGGCCAGGATCGTCTGAAGCAGCCTGGCGAAGGCGGGGTGGTCCTCCACCACCAGAATCCTTCTCTGCCAAAGGGGGTGGAGGCTGCTGAGCTTTTCGAGGGAGTCCCGGGCCCCGGGCGTGTCCTGGAAAAAGTCCAGGATCTCCTGCCGATGCGTTTCGATCTCGGCCGCGGCCCGCTGGAAGTCACGGCTGTGCCCTTTGAGGGTCTCCATGACGTACAGAAAAAGGTCGTTCCATTCGGAAAATTCCGTCGCGGCGATGGTTTCCAGCATCTCCCGGCGGGTCAGGTGCCCCGCGGCGAGGCGCTCGGCGGCCTCCTGAAAGGGACCTTCTACAGTCTCCCGCGTCTTGGCGTCGAGCAGGACGCGGGCCTCGTCCAGAGCGTGGCGGTCGACGGTCTCGGCGGCCGCCTCGATGAGCCGGCGGTGCCAGTCTTCCTCGGCGGACATCTGTTCCAGGAAGTCAGCCAGGGGCCGGTCCTGGGAGAATCTCCGGGAGGCTTCCCGGTAAAGGTCCGAGGCTTTCCGTTCCACCTTTTCGAGCCAGGAAACGATATCTTTCACGGGAGTCGATTCTCCTTCGATCCGGCAGGCCTGTCTAGGTTTCATTAATAACAAAAATCCAACAATACGCTGGCATTATTGGCCTTTTGTTCTGTTAAGTCAAGGATTACATGTGGT is a genomic window of Desulfuromonas sp. containing:
- a CDS encoding TraR/DksA C4-type zinc finger protein, with protein sequence MSEELSAGQVEELHRKLFALRKEIQGLLAATEEGARPVDLGQPIGRLSRMDAMQQQSMAQANRQGHELRLRQVKAALAAIDRDEYGTCRRCEEAIGYRRLSARPETPFCLDCQGQAESRR
- a CDS encoding threonyl-tRNA synthetase editing domain-containing protein, whose product is MKLLMLYVERFAWRTAQKALESAPEIDARETVADALVGLIHAEPGDAEDPGRVEKKLIKNLKWAARKNESRRIVLHSFSHLAEEKADPEFARELLEGARKRLQGAGYEALQTPFGYFLDLDIAAPGRSTARIFASF
- a CDS encoding response regulator, with the translated sequence MKDIVSWLEKVERKASDLYREASRRFSQDRPLADFLEQMSAEEDWHRRLIEAAAETVDRHALDEARVLLDAKTRETVEGPFQEAAERLAAGHLTRREMLETIAATEFSEWNDLFLYVMETLKGHSRDFQRAAAEIETHRQEILDFFQDTPGARDSLEKLSSLHPLWQRRILVVEDHPAFARLLQTILAQMGEVVIARDGAEGLEEIRRGYFDVIVSDVEMPVLNGVEMCRRSMAMDPEVRTRFIFYSGTRKRPHLDFFATEQIPHLPKPAPLNRIRQAVSEVFEHSRTAHAPPPA